DNA sequence from the Cohnella herbarum genome:
AGCGAAACTGACAGAAGCGTTATTGTCGTTATCCATTCGTTCGGAAGACCGCAAGCTTCATGGCGACCACGCTAGGGAGTATGCGGTGAGCTACCTGGGTTATGAATCGGTGATGAATGCCTTCCAACAAATTATGATTGAATTAGGGGTAAGAGCATGATGAATAATCTTGTTCGTTTAGATTTGTATAGTCAAAGTCATTATTCTAGAGGAAGAAACGGAATCGTTGCATTGCTGTGGTGGTTCATTCAAGGGACGCTCTTTCGATGGTCTTTGCAGCCGATGTACGGTTGGAGAAACTGGCTGCTGCGGCTGTTCGGGGCCGATATTGGCACGGGGGTCAAAATAAGGCCATCGGCCAGATTCACTTATCCATGGAAGGTAAAAGTGGGAGAACACTCATGGATCGGGGATCATGCGGAGTTATACAGCTTGGACACGATTACTATCGGAAAGCATTGCGTCGTTTCGCAGAACGGCTACTTATGCACCGGTAGCCATAAGATGGACGATCCAGCCTTCTCGTTGGTCATAAAGCCGATTCGAATCGAAGATGGAGCTTGGATCGCCAGCGACGTATTCGTATATCCTGGCGTTACGATAGGAACGATGGCCGTCGTGGCAGCGCGGAGCACGGTACTGCACGATATACCCGGTAATGAAGTTCATGCCGGAACGCCGGCTAAATATATTAAGATGAGGTTTGATGCCTTGGGAGCAAGTGGGGAGGGATTCTCCAAGATCCATTTGCTGCATAAGTAGTGCGAGAGAAGCTCTGCATCGGCTTAATGAACGCAATAGACTTTGAAGGGGCTGACCCAAAAGGAATCTTTCCTTTTGGGTCAGCCCCTTATGCCAGTTTCAAAGAACTCGAGGACGAATGCCGTTCTTGGCTACTTAGTATCTAATCTCTAAACTCGAAGATTATCCCATTAGGGTAGCCAAGTCATAACGAATTTCTTTAATGTTCCGAAGTAAGCCACTCTGTTCAAGCAGGTTGGCGGCTTCTCGTAAATCTTTGCCCGACACGTTCAATTTTTCGGCGATATCGATTAGATCGTGGGAACCATCGCTGAATGCGATTAAGTTCGTAATGGCTAAGATGCGGTGTTTCTCGGCTTTAGTCCGGGTACCGCCCATATAAGGATATAATCCGCGTTTGTCTAACTTTGGCTCGCCATGAATGTGGGTACATTCATAGGTTTCGTTGGCTTCTAGCGTCTCGATCAAGTCGATGTACATTTGAACGGTTTCCTGCATTGCTTCATCCGAGATAAGCTCGCGATTATCCAGCGAAGTATGATATTCCGGATATTCTCCGTACATCGTGCGCATGAGGCTTCCGACGGGAAGCTTGAACCCTTGGCTACAGTATTGTCGTTCATCGCTGCCGAAGGGATTCCAGTCTACGATCGTATAGGGCTTGCCGGATTGCTTGAGCACATGGATTGCGGCTTTGTCGGCTAAAGTATCGGCGCGTTTGCTCTTCTTGTAGGTAAAGGACTCCCCGTGTCCAACGCAAGTGACGACATATCCAGCGACTACATTTTGCTTGAGCTCCTCCCCATGCAAGCTTAAATAGAGCAACGAGCCGATCGTTTCCGGCAAGTACAGAAATCTGTAGCTATACTTCGGATTTTCCTTCTGAAGCAAGTAACGGTAGATCATAGTTTGAACCAACGGTCCCGAAAGCTCGTTAATGGCCATCGATGGATGGCAGACATAGGTTGACAGAAGAATCTCCTTGTCGGAGGAGCCTTTAATATATCCCTCCCCGAAGGTCATGTGTCCCTCTTTAAGTTCGGAGTCGATCATTACTTCGTACCGGTCGTCCGTAAACTCATGAAGCCGGTTATGCTCAACGCAAAATCCCCAGTTTTCTTTATAATAGGACATCATGTAAGGAATCGCATTGGGGAGCTCGGGTTTCGTATGTAAATGCTCCATGAGCTCCGTTCTGGTTACGTAACCCCGGAAAGGGATGCTGTATCCCATCAAGTGCAGATTATTATCCGCGAAATCGATAAGCGTTCTTCCTTGTCCGTCTTTCACGTAAGCGGCTTTCACGTTCCACTCTTTGGGAACCGTCCAGTCGAAACATTCCGTTCCGGACGGATACTCGCGTTGGGAGATGGGAACGACCTCGTTCAAGATGCTGAGCGATTGTCTGACGCCCTCGCCGGTAATGCTCCGATTAATCGGGAACAATCGATCGAATAATTCCATAAGCATATTCGAATTCTCCTTCAGGGATATTAGAAATCGTGGTCGCCGCCGACAATGCCGGAGCTTCCTTCGCATAAGTAATAGGTTTTAATATGCGGGTTGTCCGAAACGCAAGTATACCAACCTATCCGGCGACCGAAAAACTTTTGAAGTTCGGGATGATCGCTCAAACGCAAACAGTAGCTTCCGTTAGGCGGAAGGGTCATTTGACGGGTAAGCGTCGCGGTATCTTCTTCGCGATAGAAAGTTAAAGTAAGGGATGCGCTACGCATATAAGGATTCATTGGACTGCTATTCATGATCCACACCGTTCCATCCTCTTGATCGGTTATGACCGGTGCCCAATGGAAGCTGCTCCTCTTTTGCTCGAGCGCAGGATTGAATACATCCATGCTTTTACAAATATTGCAGGGGAGAGAATCCTCGTTTAATCCGTAATCCAAACCGACTTTCAGACGAGTAGGAAGTCTGCTATTGCCGAGAGGCCTGGCGATGAGATGGGCTCCGATCGATTGCTCGCCATCGATGGCGAGCTCTCGGCACAAGGCGTTGAGATCGACGGTTTGCAATCGGTTATCGGTCGGAGAAATCTTCTGTACTTGGTGTTTGGAATCCAACAGATTTCCTTCGGGGCCGTAGAACTCGATGTCGACAGCTAACTCGCACGGGGAATAGATCGGGTAGAAATTCACGTGCGTATAGCGCCGTCCCGTAAGGGTTACCGGTATGAGCATGCTGGCGGAGTGCCATCCCTCTTGCGGTTCTTGCCAATAGTCTTCCTTGCCCATACGGCTAGAACAGTCGTAATAAGTATGGGTAACGCTCAGCGCCGCTTTGGAGCTCTGGAAATTTCCGGCAATAATTCTGGGGAATACCCAATCAACGTCGAAATGGATTCGGACCGTTCCCGGATTGCCGTCCAGAAAGCTTTGAAGATCGGTAAGACGGTCCGGATAAACGACCTTCGTTTCATAGGGAGCTAATAGGGGGACGTCGATGGTTAAGTCCATCGTTTCTTTTTTGTTATTGAAGAATTTCATCGTTATGCATCCGGATTTAACCGTTTCGAAACCATTGATAAAGGAGAAGAAGGGCTCGTTATCGCCGTCGGCATAAATGTTGAAGCCAGCTTCCGAGACAAGCGCTTCTTGGTTAATGCGGCGATCTTCTTCATCGTTATACACGCGTTGAGCCGTATGTACCACGCTCCCGAATCCTGGGCCGTAATAATTGACTACAACCGCGGGATAAGAGAATACAAGATCGCGGGAAGAGAAGAACTCGATTTCCAAGCTTCCGGTAAACCCAACGGCATTCTCGTGGCCGATGGCGTCTAGCAAGTCTTCAAGCTCGATCCGATATGCTTTGGCTTCCGTAATGCGTTCAGTAGTTCTGTAGATCGTTGCGCCTTCTTTCGATCGTAAGGTAGTAACCGATTGGATTTCCTGAATATTCCGTTTTACCATCCAATATCCAAGGAAGCAGATTCGGGTGGACATACCGGCCATGTGGAAAACGGGAAATATCGCGGATGAACGGAAGGTAGGTTTGCGCATAATTGCCGTCGCGACGGGGGCGGCGTGCGTTAAATGGCTGCGGTAACTTCTCATTTGATCGCCTCCTCATAAGAGGGAAGTTCACGGGGAGTGGCGGTTGCCTTATGCGGTCCGCGATATCGCAGAGTGACAAGTCCGTGTTTGCTCAATTCGTTAACGAAGCTCCTCACGAACAGGAAATCCACGCCGATCATTTCCGCGATGTCCAAGCAGCTTCTTTCGCCGTTCATTAGAATCTGTATTTCTTGAAGCGCGGTATATCCTTTTTGATCGATTTTCGGATCGATATAAAGATTGTAATCCGTTAAATATAAAGGTCCCTCGTAATTGAGGGTCGGAACGGTATCGGTTTCGAATGTTTCGATCAAATCCTTCAGCATGTCCAGCGACTCCTCCAATTTATCGAAATCACAGTTATCCAGGTTATCCCGATCCGTATGGTAATACTTGTAGGGATGCCGGCAAAGGCAAACGGTCGGAATTTCGAAACCGGGACCGTCGTAGAACATTTCGTCGTTTCCGTATAGGCTGCGATAAGACGCATCTAACTTGTCGGTGTCGTACTGGGCAAGAACGGAACGGGTAATCCGATCCGCGTAACTGTTTCCTTGGAAGGATCGGGAGAAGCTGAGGGGCAAAGAGTTTGCCATCATATCCAGATAAAATCCGTACCGAAGGTGCTGGATGTCCTTGCCGTGCGCCAATACCGCCGCGGCCGCGAAATATTCCGGTCCAATGATGAGACGGTACGAATAATGCCGCTCAGGCAATGCCTCCAAATATTGAAACAGTTCGACCAGAACGGCGATACAAGCTATTCCGTCGTTCACTTGGCCCGGATGACAGGTATGGGCAGCGAAAAATACGGTTTCTTTCGATTTGCCCGGTAACGTCCAATCGATGATTTCCATACTCCCTTGCTCGAATGCAGTGTCGATATGAACCCGATAGCTCTCTTGGCTCAGGCTGTCGACTACGGCCGTAGGGATGCTGAATCCCCATTGCGTATGTTTTTTATGGTATTGCCAGCGATTCGAGTAGAGCAGCCTATCCTCCAATACGGGATGGGGGGAAAGATGTTTAACCAAATCATCTTTCGTGACGGTTCCGCTGAAGGGGACGGAGTATGCGTTCAAATAGAGAGGATTCCAAGCAAAATCCGCGATCCGTTCTCCTTCTATTGTTTCGATGTAGGCTTCCCGAACGATCCATTTGGCGGGAATGGACCAAGTCAAACATTTCGTTCCCGAGGGCACGGAGAAGAGATCCACCTTTAAGTACTCCGCTAGGCTACGGGCGAATAGCGTGGTTTCGTCTCCAACGGTTACGCGATTGAGCATGTAGTAGGGCTCGATCAGATTTTTCATTCTTTGTCGGCTCATTTGAGAAAATTCCGGTTCCATGGTAAGGGTACCTCCTACAAAAATATACATTTCGTAATATTAATGTTACGTATTGTATCTAACATAATTTTACTTTATACTACAAATCAAAGTCAGTCAATCACGTTTTTCGCAGTCGATTACTCAATTAGGGGTGGGGGAAATGAAAGTCGTGGCGATCATTCAAGCGCGCATGGGATCGTCCCGTTTGCCGGGCAAAATACTGCGATCTCTAGATGGAATTTCGGTGTTGGAGCTTATTCACAAGCGTCTATCCCAATGCGGTTCATTACACGAGATCGTCGTCGCAACGAGTTCATCGGAGAAAGACGATGCCGTAGAGAAGGAAATGCTACGGCTGAATATCGAGGTTTATCGGGGGGACGAGAATGACGTTCTAGACCGATATTACCGAGTTGCCGCGATGACCGGCGCGGATGTCATCGTAAGGATCACGGGCGATTGCCCTTTGATCGACCCGGGGATTGTCGATACTGTGGTCGGTTCGTTCCTCGATCAGTATCTATCGCTACATTACGTGTCCAATATTCATCCCCCTACCTTCCCCGATGGCCTCGACGTGGAAGTATTCTCGTTCGAGGCTTTGGAGCGGGCATGGAAAGAAGCGGACAACCCGTTTGATAGGGAGCATGTGACACCGTTCATACATCGACATCCGCAATGGTTCCCATGTAACAATGTGGCGGCTTCGCAAGATTACTCGGGGATGAGATGGACGCTCGACGAAGAGAAGGACTACGAGTTTCTGCTTGCTCTTACGGAGAAAGCGGCGGAACTCGGAGTTAGCGCTAGACTAGCTACTTTAGAGGACTGGTTTCGAATCGTAGAACGTTATCCTCGATTGGCGGAGATCAACGGCGGATATCAACGGAACGAAGGATCGAGTATCGATTGGTCTTATGCAGAGCACCGCGAGGTCGCAATGGCGGAAAATAAGGGAGCGGATAAGGGATGAAATTAGGGCTGGGTACCGTACAGTTCGGCATGAACTACGGAGTGTCGAATACGGGCGGTCAAACCTCGCTGGAAGAAGCAAGGGAAATCTTGGATTTGGCTGAGGAAAGCGGCATATCGGTTATCGATACGGCAGCTGTTTACGGGGAAAGCGAGGAAGTGCTAGGGAAATTATTGCGTAAGCGGCATTCTTTCCGGATAACGACTAAATTTCCGGCATTGATCCCGCAAGATAGGTGTTCGTTCGAATCGAACGAAGTAGTGAGCCTTATGACGGAGTCGCTTAAGAGACTCGGGCAGCGCAATGTATACGGCCTGTTGCTGCATAGGGCGGATGAACTGCTCTCCCCTTATGGCGATGAGATTATGAAGGGATTGCAAAAGTGCAAACGGATGGGACTCGCGGAGAAGGTAGGGGTATCCGTATATGCCGAAGACCGGATCAACGAGCTTATTAACAGTTACCCGATTGATCTCATTCAAGTACCTGTCAACCTTTTCGATCAGCGTCTCGTTCGGAACGGCTTCCTTAATCGTTGTCAATCGATGGGTATCGAGGTACAAGCCCGTTCCGTATTCCTGCAAGGGCTGCTCTGCATGGAGCCGTATAACTTGCCTGCATATTTCCGACCTTACGTTGGTCGGCTTCAAAGCTTTCACCGTTATATATCCGAAAGAGGGATTACCCCCGTGGAGGCGGCTCTCTCATTCGTTGACGGGCTTCCGGAGATCGATGCGTTCGTGTGTGGGGTTAATCGTTGCGATCAGTTGCGGCAGTTGGTCGCATCTATGCGGAATCCAGCCAAAGGACTTGATTTTTCGAAATTCGCCTCTACGGACTCTTCGTTACTTAATCCATCCTTATGGAAAACCAGTTGAGGAAGGTGATTCTAATGTCTACTAGATACGCCCGTTCAGAAAGTCTCTTAACCAGAGCGTTAAATACGATTCCGCTTGGCAGTCAAACTTTTAGTAAAAGCAAAACCCACTACCCGTTGGAAGTTTCTCCTTATTTTATTGAAAAAGGATTGGGTAGCCATGTATGGGACGCCGACGGCAACGAATATATCGACTTCGTAAATAGCTTAGGCGCCGTTACTTTAGGTTATCGGGATTCCGACGTAGATGATGCGGTTCGAAGCCAGATGGACAACGGGGTTTCCTTCAGCTTGCCTCATCGACTTGAAATGCAGGTCTCGGAAAAAATGGTGGAGTTAATCCCATGCGCGGAGATGGTGCGATTCGGCAAGAACGGTTCCGATGCTACCGCAGGCGCGATTCGCTTGGCAAGAGCCTATACAGGCAGGGAACATGTCGCCACTTGCGGCTATCACGGCTGGCAAGATTGGTACATCGGATCGACGGCGCGGCATAGAGGCGTTCCCGAGGCCGTGCGCCGATTAACGCACGCATTTTCCTACAATCGCCTTGAACAATTGGAGAGATTGTTCGACGAGCATTCCGGGCAAATCGCCGCGGTTATTCTGGAACCGATGAATACGACATCTCCCGCGCATGGATTTCTCGAAGGAATAAGGCGGCTATGCGATCGGAACGGAACGGTGCTTATCTTCGACGAGACGATTACGGGATTCAGATTTCATTTGGGAGGAGCCCAGAGCGTCTTTGGCGTCATCCCTGATTTAGCTACATTCGGTAAAGGAATGGCTAACGGCTATCCGATCTCCGCGATCGTAGGCAAGCGGGAAATCATGCAGGTAATGGAGGATATTTTCTTCTCGTTTACCTTCGGAGGCGAGACGTTATCTCTTGCCGCCGCTCTGGCTGCGATGAACAAAATGGAGTCCGAGCCGGTGATCCAAACGCTTCGGGATCAAGGGTCGAAAGTGATGGAAGGACTTCGCGCGCTCATTCGCGTTCATGGGCTTGAGAGCATATTATCCGTCGCCGGCAGTCCGTCCTGGTCATTCTTAACGATTCAAGACACGCCGGAGTACAGTTCATGGGTGATAAAGACCTTTTATATGCAGGAAATGCTTGCTCGCGGCATACTCACCGTCGGTTCGCACAATATGAGCTATTCGCATACCGATCAAGATATCGCGACGCTGCTTAACGCTTATGACGAAGTACTGAAAGAGTTAAGCACGGCATTGGGCGAACGGCAATTGGAGCGGAAACTCAAATGCCTGCCGCTAGAACCGTTATTCAAATTGAGGTAATAAGCATGAGAAACGCACGACGCGAAAAGAAAATATTACGACTTGACATGATACAAATTGTAACATAATATTGTCTTAAAGAAACGTAACGTATCGAAAGATGAGGAGAAGATGCTTCGTGAATTTCAATGGGAAAACGGTTTTGGTAACCGGAGGGACGGGATCATTCGGCAAAAACTTCGTTCGGAAAATGCTGGAGTTGGACGTTCGCAAAGTCATCGTTCTGAGCAGGGATGAATTGAAGCAGTACGAGATGAGCCAGGAATTCACCGATCCTAGAATGAGATTCTTCATTGGGGACGTAAGAGACCAGGAGAGGCTTAACCGGGCTTTCGACGGAGTCGATATCGTCGTTCACGCCGCGGCGCTTAAACATGTGACGGCTTGCGAATATAACCCGTTCGAAGCGGTTCGCACGAATATCCTCGGGGCGCAGAACGTCATCGACGCGGCTATCAACCGGGGAGTTAAGAGAGTCATCGCCTTAAGCACCGATAAAGCGGCCAATCCGATCAATCTATACGGAGCGACGAAACTTGCTTCGGATAAGTTGTTCGTTGCCGCGAACTCCTATGTAGGAGACGTCGGAACCAAATTTTCCGTAGTAAGGTACGGTAACGTGGTCGGAAGCCGAGGGAGCGTGATTCCTTTTTTCCACAAGCTAAGAAACTCGGGCCGCTTGCCGATTACCGACGAGAGAATGACCCGTTTTTGGATCACATTGGATCAAGGCGTCCAATTCGTACAGGATTGTTTAGGCCGTATGAAGGGCGGAGAAATATTCGTACCCAAAATTCCGAGCGTTAAAATCGTCGATCTGGCCCGGTTAATCGCTCCTAATTGCAGGGTGGAGTACGTAGGCATTCGACCGGGGGAGAAGCTGCACGAGGCGATGATTACGGAAGATGACGCTCGCAAGACGGTTGAATTCGACAATTATTTCGTCATTAAGCCGGAATACCCAGTTTGGTTGGACGAACATGAAAGCGAGTATTATGGCGGAGTTCCTCTTCATGAAAGATTCAGTTACAGCAGCCATACGAACAGCCACTGGTTGACGGATGAAGAAATCATAGAGTATTTAGGGGAATATGCATGAATGTTCAAGCGGGAAATAAGAAACGATCTACTTTTCTGCCCTACGGGCGCCAATGGATCGATGAGAAGGATATCGAAGCGGTAACATCGGTACTTCGCGGGGATTACTTGACGACCGGCCCATATGTCCCTGAATTCGAAAGCAAGATTGCCGAGAAAGTCGGAGCCCGGTATGCGGTGGCATTCGCCAACGGCACGGCTGCTTTGCACGCAGCTTGTTATGCCGCTGGCATCGGCGAAGGCGATGAAGTGATTACGACGCCGATAACGTTCGCGGCAAGTGCCAACTGCGTGCTGTATCAAGGCGGCAAGCCCGTCTTTGCGGACATTGACGAGAGAACGTATAACATTGACCCGCAATCGATCGAACGTCTCATTACGAAGCGGACAAAAGCGATTATTCCGGTAGATTTCACCGGACAGCCGGCGAATCTGGATACGATTCTTGACTTGGCGGCAAAGTACGGTTTGGTTGTCATCGAGGATGCCGCGCATGCGCTAGGCGCTACTTATCGCTCGCGTCAAATCGGTTCGATCAGCCATATGACCATGTTCAGCCTGCATCCCGTCAAACACATCACGGCAGGGGAAGGCGGGGTGATTACGACCGATAACGAGCTGTATTACGGTAGATTGCTAGATTTTCGTAATCATGGCATCGTTCGCGAGCCTTCCCGATTGGGCCGTCCATCGCCCGGTAAATGGTATTACGAGATGCAAAGTTTAGGCTACAACTATAGGTTAACGGATATTTCCGCCGCTCTCGCGATGAGCCAGCTGGATAAACTGGACGCCTTCGTTAGCAGAAGGAGAAGAATAGCCGAGACGTATAATCACGCTTTCCGAGAGCTGTCGGCCATTCGGATTCCCTATCAAGCAGACGATGGGAATTCCAGCTGGCATTTGTACGCGATTCGCTTGGATCTTGATAAGTTGAATACCGGGCGCGACGAGATATTCAGTCGTCTGCACGATGAGAATATAGGAGTAAATCTGCACTACATACCGGTTTATTTACACCCGTACTACGAAGACCTTGGATACCCGCAAGGGCTCTGCAAGAAAGCCGAGAGCCTTTATGAAAGCATCTTAACGCTCCCGCTGTACCCGGGAATGACGGATCAGGATGTCGAGGATGTCATTCATGCCGTTCGCCAAGTCATCGGAGAGTGCATGGAGGTCAACGC
Encoded proteins:
- the pseB gene encoding UDP-N-acetylglucosamine 4,6-dehydratase (inverting), whose translation is MNFNGKTVLVTGGTGSFGKNFVRKMLELDVRKVIVLSRDELKQYEMSQEFTDPRMRFFIGDVRDQERLNRAFDGVDIVVHAAALKHVTACEYNPFEAVRTNILGAQNVIDAAINRGVKRVIALSTDKAANPINLYGATKLASDKLFVAANSYVGDVGTKFSVVRYGNVVGSRGSVIPFFHKLRNSGRLPITDERMTRFWITLDQGVQFVQDCLGRMKGGEIFVPKIPSVKIVDLARLIAPNCRVEYVGIRPGEKLHEAMITEDDARKTVEFDNYFVIKPEYPVWLDEHESEYYGGVPLHERFSYSSHTNSHWLTDEEIIEYLGEYA
- a CDS encoding aminotransferase class III-fold pyridoxal phosphate-dependent enzyme, giving the protein MSTRYARSESLLTRALNTIPLGSQTFSKSKTHYPLEVSPYFIEKGLGSHVWDADGNEYIDFVNSLGAVTLGYRDSDVDDAVRSQMDNGVSFSLPHRLEMQVSEKMVELIPCAEMVRFGKNGSDATAGAIRLARAYTGREHVATCGYHGWQDWYIGSTARHRGVPEAVRRLTHAFSYNRLEQLERLFDEHSGQIAAVILEPMNTTSPAHGFLEGIRRLCDRNGTVLIFDETITGFRFHLGGAQSVFGVIPDLATFGKGMANGYPISAIVGKREIMQVMEDIFFSFTFGGETLSLAAALAAMNKMESEPVIQTLRDQGSKVMEGLRALIRVHGLESILSVAGSPSWSFLTIQDTPEYSSWVIKTFYMQEMLARGILTVGSHNMSYSHTDQDIATLLNAYDEVLKELSTALGERQLERKLKCLPLEPLFKLR
- a CDS encoding cytidylyltransferase domain-containing protein, with translation MKVVAIIQARMGSSRLPGKILRSLDGISVLELIHKRLSQCGSLHEIVVATSSSEKDDAVEKEMLRLNIEVYRGDENDVLDRYYRVAAMTGADVIVRITGDCPLIDPGIVDTVVGSFLDQYLSLHYVSNIHPPTFPDGLDVEVFSFEALERAWKEADNPFDREHVTPFIHRHPQWFPCNNVAASQDYSGMRWTLDEEKDYEFLLALTEKAAELGVSARLATLEDWFRIVERYPRLAEINGGYQRNEGSSIDWSYAEHREVAMAENKGADKG
- the pseC gene encoding UDP-4-amino-4,6-dideoxy-N-acetyl-beta-L-altrosamine transaminase, with amino-acid sequence MNVQAGNKKRSTFLPYGRQWIDEKDIEAVTSVLRGDYLTTGPYVPEFESKIAEKVGARYAVAFANGTAALHAACYAAGIGEGDEVITTPITFAASANCVLYQGGKPVFADIDERTYNIDPQSIERLITKRTKAIIPVDFTGQPANLDTILDLAAKYGLVVIEDAAHALGATYRSRQIGSISHMTMFSLHPVKHITAGEGGVITTDNELYYGRLLDFRNHGIVREPSRLGRPSPGKWYYEMQSLGYNYRLTDISAALAMSQLDKLDAFVSRRRRIAETYNHAFRELSAIRIPYQADDGNSSWHLYAIRLDLDKLNTGRDEIFSRLHDENIGVNLHYIPVYLHPYYEDLGYPQGLCKKAESLYESILTLPLYPGMTDQDVEDVIHAVRQVIGECMEVNAVG
- a CDS encoding DUF4910 domain-containing protein, whose amino-acid sequence is MLMELFDRLFPINRSITGEGVRQSLSILNEVVPISQREYPSGTECFDWTVPKEWNVKAAYVKDGQGRTLIDFADNNLHLMGYSIPFRGYVTRTELMEHLHTKPELPNAIPYMMSYYKENWGFCVEHNRLHEFTDDRYEVMIDSELKEGHMTFGEGYIKGSSDKEILLSTYVCHPSMAINELSGPLVQTMIYRYLLQKENPKYSYRFLYLPETIGSLLYLSLHGEELKQNVVAGYVVTCVGHGESFTYKKSKRADTLADKAAIHVLKQSGKPYTIVDWNPFGSDERQYCSQGFKLPVGSLMRTMYGEYPEYHTSLDNRELISDEAMQETVQMYIDLIETLEANETYECTHIHGEPKLDKRGLYPYMGGTRTKAEKHRILAITNLIAFSDGSHDLIDIAEKLNVSGKDLREAANLLEQSGLLRNIKEIRYDLATLMG
- a CDS encoding putative colanic acid biosynthesis acetyltransferase, producing MMNNLVRLDLYSQSHYSRGRNGIVALLWWFIQGTLFRWSLQPMYGWRNWLLRLFGADIGTGVKIRPSARFTYPWKVKVGEHSWIGDHAELYSLDTITIGKHCVVSQNGYLCTGSHKMDDPAFSLVIKPIRIEDGAWIASDVFVYPGVTIGTMAVVAARSTVLHDIPGNEVHAGTPAKYIKMRFDALGASGEGFSKIHLLHK
- a CDS encoding aldo/keto reductase, which encodes MKLGLGTVQFGMNYGVSNTGGQTSLEEAREILDLAEESGISVIDTAAVYGESEEVLGKLLRKRHSFRITTKFPALIPQDRCSFESNEVVSLMTESLKRLGQRNVYGLLLHRADELLSPYGDEIMKGLQKCKRMGLAEKVGVSVYAEDRINELINSYPIDLIQVPVNLFDQRLVRNGFLNRCQSMGIEVQARSVFLQGLLCMEPYNLPAYFRPYVGRLQSFHRYISERGITPVEAALSFVDGLPEIDAFVCGVNRCDQLRQLVASMRNPAKGLDFSKFASTDSSLLNPSLWKTS
- a CDS encoding DUF4910 domain-containing protein, producing the protein MEPEFSQMSRQRMKNLIEPYYMLNRVTVGDETTLFARSLAEYLKVDLFSVPSGTKCLTWSIPAKWIVREAYIETIEGERIADFAWNPLYLNAYSVPFSGTVTKDDLVKHLSPHPVLEDRLLYSNRWQYHKKHTQWGFSIPTAVVDSLSQESYRVHIDTAFEQGSMEIIDWTLPGKSKETVFFAAHTCHPGQVNDGIACIAVLVELFQYLEALPERHYSYRLIIGPEYFAAAAVLAHGKDIQHLRYGFYLDMMANSLPLSFSRSFQGNSYADRITRSVLAQYDTDKLDASYRSLYGNDEMFYDGPGFEIPTVCLCRHPYKYYHTDRDNLDNCDFDKLEESLDMLKDLIETFETDTVPTLNYEGPLYLTDYNLYIDPKIDQKGYTALQEIQILMNGERSCLDIAEMIGVDFLFVRSFVNELSKHGLVTLRYRGPHKATATPRELPSYEEAIK